Proteins from one Desulfonema limicola genomic window:
- the ilvB gene encoding biosynthetic-type acetolactate synthase large subunit — MELSGAQILMKMLMEEGVDTIFGFPGGAVIDIYDEMARTDIKHILVRHEQGAVHAADGYARASGRVGVCLVTSGPGATNTVTGIASAYMDSIPIVVITGQVPSHLIGNDAFQEVDIVGITRPCVKHNYLVQNTNDLARIIKEAFYIARSGRPGPVLIDIPKDVVNTKVVFKEPGEIKLKSYNPTYSPNMKQLYKIIDLLKTARRPMIFAGGGVILSGAYKELADFARKAQIPVTTSLMGLGAFPATDPLWLGMIGMHGTYRSNMSTAACDLMIAIGVRFDDRVTGKTDIFASQAKIVHIDIDPTSIRKNIPVSTPVVGDCKITLEHLNKLMAEADLGNLKEKRSGWLHQIKGWKSAGSLNYNQKDIIKPQYVIEKLYELTRGEAVITTEVGQNQMWAAQYYHFDKPGHFITSGGLGVMGFGLPAAIGAQVACPDKIVVDIAGDGSIQMNIQEMATAVQYCLPVKIVILNNGYLGMVRQWQELFYDKRYSCTCMEHAPDFVKLAEAYGAKGLRASKPEEVEEVLSKGLSTDGPVIMDFRVEREECVYPMVPAGAPITEMLLV, encoded by the coding sequence ATGGAGTTAAGTGGTGCGCAGATTCTTATGAAGATGCTTATGGAAGAAGGGGTTGATACTATTTTCGGGTTTCCCGGGGGTGCTGTCATTGATATTTATGATGAAATGGCAAGAACTGATATTAAGCATATATTGGTTCGTCATGAGCAGGGGGCTGTTCATGCAGCAGATGGATATGCAAGGGCCAGCGGCAGGGTTGGGGTATGTCTTGTAACATCGGGGCCTGGGGCTACCAATACGGTTACAGGTATTGCATCAGCTTATATGGATTCCATCCCCATTGTTGTAATAACAGGACAGGTTCCTTCACATCTTATCGGCAATGATGCTTTCCAGGAAGTGGATATTGTTGGAATAACCAGGCCATGTGTAAAGCATAATTATCTTGTCCAGAATACAAATGACCTGGCGCGTATTATAAAAGAAGCTTTTTATATTGCCAGATCAGGCCGTCCAGGGCCTGTATTGATTGATATTCCAAAGGATGTGGTTAATACAAAGGTTGTTTTTAAAGAACCTGGTGAAATAAAGCTGAAATCCTATAACCCGACTTACAGCCCCAATATGAAGCAGTTATACAAGATTATTGATCTTTTAAAAACTGCAAGAAGGCCAATGATTTTTGCAGGGGGCGGAGTTATTTTGTCAGGTGCATATAAGGAACTGGCAGATTTTGCCCGTAAGGCACAGATTCCTGTTACAACATCATTGATGGGACTTGGAGCTTTTCCAGCCACAGACCCTTTGTGGCTTGGCATGATAGGAATGCACGGGACTTACCGGTCAAACATGTCAACTGCAGCCTGTGATCTTATGATAGCCATTGGAGTACGGTTTGACGACCGTGTTACAGGGAAAACAGATATATTTGCATCCCAGGCAAAGATTGTTCATATTGATATTGATCCTACATCAATAAGAAAAAATATTCCTGTAAGCACTCCTGTTGTCGGGGACTGCAAGATAACCCTGGAGCATCTAAACAAGCTCATGGCTGAAGCTGATCTTGGAAATCTTAAAGAAAAACGCAGCGGCTGGCTTCACCAGATTAAAGGGTGGAAAAGTGCGGGCAGTCTTAATTATAATCAAAAGGATATTATTAAGCCTCAGTATGTGATTGAAAAGCTTTATGAGCTTACCAGGGGAGAAGCTGTTATTACCACAGAGGTAGGCCAGAATCAGATGTGGGCAGCCCAGTATTACCATTTTGACAAACCAGGCCATTTTATCACTTCAGGAGGACTTGGGGTCATGGGTTTCGGTCTTCCTGCTGCTATTGGTGCCCAGGTGGCATGTCCTGATAAAATAGTTGTTGATATTGCAGGAGACGGCAGTATTCAGATGAATATTCAGGAAATGGCAACAGCAGTGCAGTATTGTCTTCCTGTAAAGATAGTTATCCTTAATAACGGCTATCTCGGCATGGTGCGCCAGTGGCAGGAGCTTTTCTATGACAAGCGTTATTCCTGTACCTGTATGGAACATGCACCTGATTTTGTCAAGCTGGCAGAAGCTTATGGAGCAAAGGGGCTGAGAGCCTCAAAGCCGGAAGAAGTTGAGGAGGTTCTTTCAAAAGGACTTTCAACAGACGGGCCTGTTATAATGGATTTCAGGGTTGAAAGAGAGGAATGTGTTTATCCCATGGTTCCGGCAGGTGCGCCCATAACAGAAATGCTTTTGGTTTAA
- the ilvD gene encoding dihydroxy-acid dehydratase codes for MKSDIIKKGIERAPHRSLFKAMGYTDAEIHRPLIGIANSANSIIPGHVHLDKITEAVKAGVYMAGGTPIEFGVIGVCDGIAMNHIGMKYSLGSREIIADSIEVMATAHAFDAMVMVTNCDKIVPGMLMAAARLNLPSIVISGGPMLAGLHPKKTGKVDLISVFEAVGAVLSDKMTEDELSDIEDSGCPTCGSCSGMFTANSMNCLTEAIGMGLPGNGTIPAVMSARIRLAKEAGMKIMDLWEKDITPSKIMTQAAFENALAVDMALGCSTNTVLHLTAIAKEAGISMDLNHINKVSSITPHLCSLSPGGKDHIEDLNRAGGIQAVIKELAQAGKINLECLTVTGKKIGENIKNIQVLDRDVIRPLDNPYHKQGGLAVLFGNLAPEGCVVKQSAVCPEMMQHKGPARVFESEEQASKAIMDNQINKGDVIVIRYEGPMGGPGMREMLTPTSAIAGMKLDAHVALLTDGRFSGGTRGASIGHISPEAMQGGPIAIVQEGDIIEIDIPGKTINLSLDQNEINSRLSGWKPPEPKITKGYMARYAKNVSSASKGAVVN; via the coding sequence ATGAAAAGTGATATTATTAAAAAAGGCATTGAAAGAGCGCCCCACCGTTCCCTGTTTAAAGCAATGGGATATACTGATGCTGAAATCCACCGCCCCCTTATCGGTATTGCCAACTCAGCCAACAGCATTATCCCGGGTCATGTTCACCTGGACAAGATAACCGAGGCTGTTAAAGCAGGGGTTTACATGGCCGGGGGTACCCCAATTGAGTTTGGGGTTATCGGGGTCTGCGATGGGATTGCCATGAATCATATCGGCATGAAATACTCCCTGGGAAGCCGCGAGATTATTGCAGATTCCATTGAAGTTATGGCAACAGCCCATGCTTTTGACGCAATGGTCATGGTAACAAACTGTGATAAAATTGTACCTGGTATGCTCATGGCAGCAGCCCGTTTAAATCTCCCATCTATTGTAATAAGCGGGGGGCCCATGCTGGCCGGACTTCACCCCAAAAAAACCGGGAAGGTTGACCTTATCAGTGTTTTTGAAGCTGTGGGGGCAGTGCTTTCTGATAAAATGACAGAAGATGAACTCTCTGACATAGAAGACAGCGGATGCCCTACCTGCGGCTCATGCTCAGGCATGTTTACAGCCAATTCAATGAACTGTCTTACAGAAGCCATCGGCATGGGTCTTCCAGGCAACGGCACCATTCCTGCTGTAATGTCTGCACGGATACGCCTTGCAAAAGAAGCTGGAATGAAGATTATGGATTTGTGGGAAAAAGATATAACTCCTTCAAAAATCATGACCCAGGCTGCTTTTGAAAATGCCCTTGCTGTTGATATGGCTCTGGGATGTTCAACCAATACAGTATTGCACCTGACAGCCATTGCAAAGGAAGCCGGAATCAGTATGGATTTAAATCATATAAACAAAGTCAGCAGCATAACCCCGCATCTCTGCTCCCTCAGTCCCGGGGGAAAGGATCACATCGAGGATTTAAACCGCGCAGGAGGCATTCAGGCAGTTATAAAAGAGCTTGCCCAGGCAGGAAAAATAAACCTTGAATGTCTTACAGTTACAGGTAAAAAAATAGGGGAAAATATCAAAAATATCCAGGTTCTTGACAGGGATGTTATCCGACCCTTAGATAATCCCTATCATAAACAAGGCGGACTGGCAGTGCTTTTCGGCAATCTCGCACCTGAAGGATGCGTGGTCAAACAGTCTGCTGTCTGCCCTGAGATGATGCAGCATAAAGGGCCTGCCAGGGTTTTTGAGTCTGAAGAGCAGGCCAGTAAAGCCATAATGGATAATCAGATTAACAAAGGCGATGTTATAGTTATTCGATATGAAGGCCCCATGGGCGGCCCTGGTATGAGGGAAATGCTGACCCCGACCTCGGCCATAGCGGGAATGAAACTGGATGCACATGTAGCCCTGCTAACAGACGGAAGATTTTCAGGCGGAACCCGCGGTGCCTCCATAGGCCATATCTCCCCTGAAGCCATGCAGGGAGGCCCGATTGCCATAGTGCAGGAAGGCGACATTATAGAAATAGACATTCCCGGCAAAACCATTAACCTCAGTCTGGATCAAAATGAAATAAATTCACGCCTGTCAGGATGGAAACCTCCTGAACCAAAAATAACAAAAGGCTATATGGCAAGATATGCAAAAAACGTTTCATCAGCCAGCAAGGGCGCTGTTGTTAATTGA
- a CDS encoding ATP-binding protein has protein sequence MNSKYLGVGIQDFEKMIKGNFIYVDKTEFIYEMTKMLQGFYFLARPRRFGKSLLVSTLEHFFKGEKELFKDLMIGRSDWVWKEYPVVKIDFNSITFETPDQLQENLILYVRQLSENNGIQNTYYSLKESFGALITGLFQKYKEPVAVLVDEYDKPLIDYMGKGEDKHRIAKGNRDKLKQFFGVLKGSDVSACLRFVFITGISKFARVSIFSDLNNLDDISMNKEYSTLLGYTHEEMQTCFAAYIQKVSKDENVPDQELIAKIRNWYNGYRFTTADKHVYNPFSVIKFFKTGEFKNYWFETGTPSFLIKLIKKKNYPVPDIESMKLPEELFTVYDIDHLQLEPLLFQTGYITIKNYEYELYTMEYPNREVKTSFLAYILNDFVRLEGSRFAGVYKLLQLYLKEKKIEIFIESVKSVLGSIPYAQIAGQDEAYYHTVFFLMLSASGVSVHTEVLTSRGRMDIAVEFEDKVYLIELKCNQSSQKAIDQIIEKKYYEKYMQTGADIYLMGINFDTEKRSIYDWQWRELGELLMNPKTKKKVDMTS, from the coding sequence ATGAATAGTAAATATTTGGGTGTTGGTATTCAGGATTTTGAGAAAATGATAAAAGGTAATTTTATCTATGTGGATAAAACCGAATTTATCTATGAAATGACTAAAATGCTTCAAGGTTTTTATTTTCTTGCCCGTCCCAGAAGGTTTGGGAAATCCCTTCTGGTATCAACCCTGGAACATTTTTTCAAAGGTGAAAAGGAGTTGTTTAAAGACCTGATGATTGGCCGGTCTGACTGGGTCTGGAAGGAATATCCGGTTGTTAAAATTGATTTTAATTCCATCACTTTTGAAACACCTGACCAGCTTCAGGAAAATCTGATTCTTTATGTCAGGCAGCTATCTGAAAATAATGGTATTCAAAATACATATTATTCTTTAAAAGAGAGCTTTGGGGCTTTAATTACCGGCTTATTCCAAAAATATAAAGAACCCGTAGCCGTACTCGTTGACGAATACGACAAACCGCTCATTGATTATATGGGTAAAGGAGAGGATAAACACAGGATTGCCAAAGGAAACAGGGATAAATTAAAACAGTTTTTCGGTGTTCTAAAAGGCAGTGATGTTTCAGCCTGCCTGCGCTTTGTTTTTATTACCGGTATTTCAAAATTTGCACGGGTCAGCATTTTTTCAGATTTAAACAATCTGGATGATATTTCAATGAACAAGGAGTACAGTACCCTGCTGGGTTATACTCATGAAGAAATGCAAACCTGTTTTGCTGCATATATTCAGAAGGTCAGCAAAGATGAAAATGTACCGGACCAGGAGCTTATTGCAAAAATTCGTAACTGGTATAATGGTTACAGGTTCACAACCGCAGATAAACATGTTTATAACCCGTTTTCCGTTATTAAATTCTTTAAAACAGGTGAATTTAAAAATTACTGGTTTGAAACAGGAACCCCGTCATTTTTAATAAAACTGATTAAAAAGAAAAATTATCCGGTTCCCGATATTGAATCCATGAAACTGCCTGAAGAATTGTTTACTGTTTACGACATTGACCATTTGCAGCTTGAACCGCTTCTGTTTCAGACAGGATATATTACAATAAAAAATTATGAATATGAACTTTACACCATGGAATATCCCAACAGGGAGGTGAAAACATCTTTTCTGGCTTATATTCTAAATGACTTTGTACGCCTTGAAGGTTCAAGGTTTGCAGGGGTTTACAAGCTGCTGCAATTATATTTAAAAGAGAAAAAAATTGAGATATTTATTGAATCTGTTAAAAGCGTTCTGGGTTCCATACCTTATGCCCAGATTGCAGGTCAGGATGAGGCATATTATCACACTGTTTTCTTCTTGATGCTTTCAGCCTCGGGGGTTTCGGTTCATACAGAGGTTTTGACCAGCCGGGGAAGGATGGATATTGCAGTTGAGTTTGAAGACAAGGTATATTTGATAGAGTTAAAATGCAATCAAAGTTCCCAAAAAGCCATAGATCAGATAATTGAAAAAAAATATTATGAAAAATACATGCAGACCGGGGCTGATATTTACCTGATGGGAATTAATTTTGATACGGAAAAACGCAGTATTTATGACTGGCAGTGGAGAGAGCTGGGGGAGCTGCTGATGAATCCAAAGACAAAGAAAAAAGTTGACATGACATCTTAA
- the mtaB gene encoding tRNA (N(6)-L-threonylcarbamoyladenosine(37)-C(2))-methylthiotransferase MtaB, with the protein MLREAMQYKFSIITLGCKVNQCESESMGRYLKDAGWKPAQDGEQADLCILNTCTVTHRASMQSRQAARQAIRANPGAKLIVTGCYAQTEPQELQKIKGIDHIIGHSSKHQIPGLAVSLIKDKADFPYLVNEKIKDEKQFRQIPGLSAGTRTRPFLKIQDGCNAFCTYCIVPYARGRSRSMPADDVLNNIKLLKESGYRETVLSGIHLGCYGQDFSPAADLCSLLKEIDNQNLIDRVRISSIEPHELTDDIIRLVSDSSCFCRHFHIPLQSGDDNILKRMHRPYSREYFKNLVLKIHDLMPDAAIGADTLIGFPGETDQAFENTCNLIKDLPISYVHVFPFSPRKGTPAYSFPDQVKTEIVKQRTRKIRELGKKKKKDFYEKFINKTVDILVETRQDKETGLLKGVSSNYLTVSFKGSEDLKNTIVPVRIDKVKDKFPVHGTCLIKEKS; encoded by the coding sequence ATGTTAAGGGAAGCCATGCAATATAAATTTTCAATAATAACACTGGGCTGCAAGGTTAATCAATGTGAGTCCGAATCCATGGGCCGGTATTTAAAGGATGCAGGATGGAAGCCTGCTCAAGATGGTGAACAGGCAGACCTGTGCATACTTAACACCTGCACTGTAACACACAGGGCCTCAATGCAGTCCCGCCAGGCAGCACGTCAGGCCATTCGGGCAAATCCAGGGGCAAAGCTTATTGTAACAGGATGTTATGCCCAGACCGAGCCTCAAGAACTGCAAAAGATTAAAGGAATTGACCATATTATAGGACATTCCAGCAAACACCAGATTCCCGGGCTTGCAGTTTCATTAATAAAAGATAAAGCAGATTTTCCTTATCTAGTTAATGAAAAAATCAAAGATGAAAAACAATTCCGCCAGATTCCAGGACTGTCTGCCGGAACCCGTACCCGCCCTTTTTTAAAAATCCAGGATGGATGCAATGCTTTCTGCACCTACTGCATAGTCCCTTATGCAAGGGGCAGGAGCAGAAGTATGCCTGCTGATGATGTGTTAAACAATATAAAACTGCTCAAAGAATCAGGATACAGGGAAACAGTTCTTTCAGGAATCCATCTTGGATGCTATGGCCAGGATTTTTCTCCTGCTGCAGATTTATGCAGCCTGTTAAAAGAAATTGATAATCAAAACCTGATTGACAGGGTGCGCATAAGCTCAATCGAACCCCATGAACTTACTGATGATATTATCAGGCTTGTTTCAGATTCAAGCTGTTTTTGCAGGCATTTCCATATCCCCCTGCAAAGCGGGGATGACAATATTCTTAAAAGAATGCACAGGCCCTATTCAAGAGAGTATTTTAAAAACCTGGTTTTAAAAATACATGATCTCATGCCAGATGCAGCCATAGGTGCAGACACATTGATCGGGTTTCCAGGAGAAACTGATCAGGCTTTTGAAAATACCTGTAACCTTATAAAAGACCTGCCCATATCCTATGTTCATGTTTTCCCTTTTTCACCAAGAAAAGGAACACCTGCATACAGTTTTCCAGATCAGGTAAAAACAGAAATTGTAAAACAAAGAACCAGGAAAATCCGGGAACTCGGGAAAAAGAAGAAAAAGGATTTTTATGAAAAATTTATCAATAAAACCGTTGATATACTGGTTGAAACAAGGCAGGACAAAGAAACAGGATTATTAAAAGGTGTCAGCTCCAACTATTTAACTGTTAGTTTTAAAGGCAGTGAAGATTTAAAAAATACCATTGTTCCTGTAAGAATTGATAAAGTAAAGGATAAGTTTCCTGTGCATGGCACCTGCCTGATTAAAGAAAAAAGTTGA
- the mnmA gene encoding tRNA 2-thiouridine(34) synthase MnmA codes for MPYIAVAVSGGIDSLAAAWIFKKKGCRLLGIHFTTGYESLNPKQVQHISDQLGIPVKIMDCTREFQNLVINYFINTYKSGKTPNPCLVCNPSIKFGAVFDFARSMNASSMATGHYAGIFKDSQGHYHLLQGKDLKKDQSYFLAFMSQTQLASACFPLGELTKEEVRKQAEEAGLSPPVEKESQDICFIRENYKDFLLKYGNIDQQPGIIEDVKGRVIGKHNGLYSFTIGQRKGINCPASEPYYVVRIDIKFNRLIVGFKDDLFVSQCFVKNINWITPPEKLPVSLHVRLRYRHKPVLALVSAENQETVRVEFDIPQSSVTPGQGAVFYKDNEVLGGGWIC; via the coding sequence ATGCCTTATATTGCAGTAGCTGTCAGCGGCGGCATTGACTCACTTGCAGCAGCCTGGATTTTTAAAAAAAAAGGCTGCAGGCTTCTGGGAATCCATTTTACAACAGGATATGAATCATTAAACCCAAAACAGGTGCAGCATATATCAGATCAGCTGGGTATTCCTGTTAAAATTATGGACTGCACCAGGGAATTTCAAAACCTGGTAATAAATTATTTTATAAACACCTACAAGTCAGGCAAAACCCCAAATCCCTGCCTGGTATGCAATCCTTCCATTAAATTTGGAGCAGTATTTGATTTTGCACGCAGTATGAATGCTTCCTCCATGGCTACAGGTCATTATGCAGGAATATTTAAAGACAGCCAGGGGCATTATCATCTTTTACAGGGAAAGGATTTAAAAAAGGATCAGTCGTATTTTCTTGCATTTATGTCTCAAACCCAGCTAGCTTCAGCCTGTTTTCCTTTAGGAGAACTGACAAAAGAAGAGGTCAGGAAACAGGCCGAAGAAGCAGGTCTTAGTCCTCCTGTTGAAAAAGAAAGCCAGGATATTTGTTTTATCAGGGAAAATTACAAGGATTTTCTTTTAAAATACGGAAATATAGATCAGCAGCCAGGTATAATAGAAGATGTAAAAGGCAGGGTTATTGGAAAACATAATGGTCTTTATTCATTTACCATAGGCCAGCGCAAAGGGATAAACTGTCCTGCTTCAGAGCCTTATTATGTTGTCCGTATTGATATAAAATTCAACCGTCTTATTGTTGGTTTTAAAGATGACCTGTTTGTATCACAATGTTTTGTTAAAAATATAAACTGGATTACTCCTCCTGAAAAACTGCCTGTATCACTGCATGTTCGTCTAAGATACCGGCATAAACCTGTTTTAGCCCTGGTCTCTGCTGAAAACCAGGAAACTGTCAGGGTTGAATTTGATATTCCCCAGTCATCAGTAACACCTGGACAGGGTGCTGTTTTTTATAAAGATAATGAAGTACTTGGAGGAGGCTGGATATGTTAA
- a CDS encoding NIL domain-containing protein, with protein sequence MYSKIIVLRFPQTIARKPLVCNLVREFDLTFNILNAQILPRKEGILVIELYGEKKNFNKGVRYLKDQGVQVTNSGQEVRRKEDLCTHCGACTAVCTTGALSISRPEMRVEYDKQKCSVCELCIAACPSRAMTIRPINQLFFE encoded by the coding sequence ATGTATTCAAAAATAATCGTTCTTCGTTTCCCCCAGACAATAGCCCGTAAGCCCCTTGTCTGTAATCTTGTCAGGGAGTTTGATCTTACATTTAATATACTTAATGCCCAGATTCTTCCCCGCAAAGAGGGAATTCTGGTAATAGAGCTTTATGGTGAAAAAAAGAATTTTAATAAAGGAGTCAGATATCTTAAAGATCAGGGTGTTCAGGTAACAAATTCAGGCCAGGAGGTTAGAAGAAAAGAAGATTTATGTACCCATTGCGGGGCATGTACTGCTGTCTGCACTACAGGAGCTTTGAGTATTAGCAGACCAGAGATGAGGGTTGAATATGATAAACAGAAATGCAGTGTTTGTGAACTGTGCATAGCAGCCTGTCCTTCAAGGGCCATGACCATCAGGCCCATAAACCAGTTATTTTTTGAATAA